One genomic region from Athalia rosae chromosome 3, iyAthRosa1.1, whole genome shotgun sequence encodes:
- the LOC105685561 gene encoding uncharacterized protein LOC105685561 — translation MLWSDPDEEEEALLCSPALMARRASESWIVAPPVEAMPVTAMPLQRKKSLPDVAQPIQLSASSPLSREEVSVLSSARREEIRRQIDEGERLRANPFLYLVSPQVKDWFSRQQLVMLVLFINISLALMFFKLLT, via the exons ATGCTCTGGTCAGACccagacgaagaagaggaagctCTTTTGTGCAGCCCTGCGCTGATGGCACGAAGAGCTTCGGAATCGTGGATAGTCGCTCCTCCTGTTGAG GCGATGCCGGTGACAGCGATGCCCCTGCAACGTAAAAAATCATTACCCGATGTAGCACAGCCCATACAGCTATCGGCAAGTTCGCCGTTGTCAAGAGAAGAAGTTAGCGTTTTGAGCAGCGCACGTAGAGAGGAAATAAGAAGGCAAATTGACGAGGGGGAGAGATTGAGGGCGAACCCTTTCCTTTACCTTGTCAGTCCGCAGGTCAAA gACTGGTTTTCCCGACAGCAGCTCGTTATGCTGGTACTTTTCATCAACATATCTCTCGCCCTtatgtttttcaaattattaacGTAG